A window of the Methyloprofundus sp. genome harbors these coding sequences:
- a CDS encoding MEMO1 family protein: MPKIRPAAVAGSFYPADPQVLTTMLENYLQHAKPSTTTPKAIIVPHAGYIYSGAIAASAYVRLQAKREQIMRVVLLGPAHKVGFVGLALSSAELFNTPLGDVPLDTEAISALTRYPFVYYLDQAHTEEHSLEVHLPFLQISLQAFKLIPIVVGDCSAEQVRQMLEAFYDEEDTLIVISSDLSHYHDYATAQNLDAATSAKIEQLDYQHLDHESACGCTPISGLLALARQKSLTVKTIDLRNSGDTAGDKNHVVGYGAYVIE, translated from the coding sequence ATGCCTAAAATACGCCCTGCCGCTGTCGCAGGTAGTTTCTACCCGGCAGATCCACAAGTATTAACGACCATGCTGGAAAATTATCTACAGCATGCAAAACCAAGTACAACCACTCCCAAAGCGATCATTGTTCCGCATGCAGGCTATATTTATTCAGGTGCCATTGCTGCCAGTGCTTATGTACGTCTACAAGCTAAGCGTGAGCAAATTATGCGGGTGGTTTTATTAGGGCCTGCACATAAAGTCGGCTTTGTGGGGTTGGCGCTTTCCAGTGCAGAACTATTTAACACGCCTCTTGGTGATGTACCACTTGATACGGAAGCAATCAGCGCATTAACCCGCTACCCGTTTGTGTATTACCTAGATCAAGCCCATACAGAAGAGCATAGTTTGGAAGTACACTTGCCATTTTTGCAAATAAGCTTACAGGCATTTAAATTAATTCCTATTGTTGTGGGTGATTGCTCAGCTGAGCAGGTTAGGCAAATGCTTGAGGCATTTTATGATGAAGAAGATACCTTAATTGTGATTAGTTCTGATCTGAGCCATTACCATGATTATGCCACTGCACAAAATTTAGACGCAGCCACTAGCGCAAAAATTGAGCAACTTGATTATCAACATTTAGACCATGAAAGTGCATGTGGGTGCACACCTATTAGTGGCTTGCTTGCATTGGCACGGCAAAAGTCTTTAACTGTTAAAACCATTGATCTTCGAAACTCTGGCGACACTGCCGGCGATAAAAACCACGTTGTGGGGTATGGTGCTTATGTTATTGAATAA
- a CDS encoding solute carrier family 13 (sodium-dependent dicarboxylate transporter) gives MTHKQFIILSSALTLALLLGLALIHLFAQSSELAWTAAITLFTVIMWVTEAIPIPAASLIPFALFPFAGVLTHKQVSAALGSHVILLLMGGFMLSKSLEKSGVHRRLAIYMVRLVGVNNGRCVVIGFMFAAAILSMWISNTATTLILLPIALAALQGIDDETMATALMLGIAYAASLGGIGTPIGTPPNVIFMSIYQEATGKEVDFITWMQTGVPIVIIGIPLMALWLTRKVSLTQHFVLPELGAWRPAEKRVLIVFGLVALTWVTRKLWSDWLGLTGVGDSTIALLGVVLMFMIPNGEKHGTLLDWETASDIPWGMLLLFAGGIAIAKAFIASGLSDKMAGMLTSLSSLPVFVLILCICLFVTFLTEFTSNTATATLLMPILATAGVAAGVDPQILMMPAAISASCAFMMPVATAPNAIVYGANKFHIKDMAREGFVLNIMLAFIISGVCYITLG, from the coding sequence ATGACCCACAAGCAATTCATCATTCTAAGTAGTGCACTGACACTGGCATTGTTGCTAGGTCTGGCCTTAATTCATTTATTTGCGCAAAGTAGTGAGCTAGCGTGGACAGCAGCAATCACTTTATTTACGGTAATTATGTGGGTAACAGAAGCGATTCCTATCCCAGCGGCCTCACTTATTCCTTTTGCTTTATTTCCTTTTGCGGGTGTGCTCACGCATAAACAGGTATCAGCCGCACTCGGTAGCCATGTAATTTTATTATTAATGGGCGGCTTTATGCTCTCCAAATCATTAGAGAAAAGTGGCGTACATCGGCGCTTGGCTATCTATATGGTACGATTGGTTGGGGTTAATAATGGTCGGTGCGTGGTGATTGGCTTTATGTTTGCTGCGGCCATTTTAAGTATGTGGATTTCTAATACAGCGACTACTTTAATTTTACTACCGATTGCATTAGCAGCACTACAAGGTATTGATGATGAGACGATGGCAACTGCGCTCATGTTAGGTATTGCCTATGCTGCCAGTTTGGGTGGAATAGGTACGCCGATAGGTACGCCACCGAATGTTATTTTTATGAGCATTTATCAAGAAGCAACGGGTAAAGAAGTGGACTTTATTACTTGGATGCAAACAGGTGTGCCGATTGTAATAATAGGCATCCCGCTAATGGCACTTTGGTTAACGCGCAAAGTGTCACTAACACAGCATTTTGTCTTGCCTGAATTGGGGGCATGGCGGCCAGCTGAAAAAAGAGTGTTAATCGTATTTGGCTTGGTGGCTTTAACGTGGGTCACTCGGAAACTATGGAGTGACTGGTTGGGTTTAACGGGAGTAGGGGACAGCACCATCGCATTATTAGGTGTGGTGTTAATGTTTATGATTCCTAATGGCGAAAAGCACGGCACTTTATTGGATTGGGAAACCGCCAGTGATATACCGTGGGGAATGCTGTTGTTATTTGCTGGTGGTATTGCCATTGCGAAAGCCTTTATTGCATCAGGCTTGAGTGACAAAATGGCAGGTATGTTAACCAGCTTGTCCTCACTGCCTGTGTTTGTATTGATACTCTGTATTTGTCTATTTGTTACGTTTTTAACTGAATTTACCAGCAATACTGCCACCGCGACTTTATTAATGCCGATACTAGCAACGGCTGGTGTTGCTGCGGGTGTAGATCCACAAATCCTGATGATGCCAGCAGCGATTAGTGCCAGCTGTGCCTTTATGATGCCGGTAGCAACTGCACCGAATGCCATTGTGTATGGAGCCAATAAATTTCACATTAAAGATATGGCGCGGGAAGGCTTTGTGCTTAATATTATGCTGGCTTTTATTATTAGCGGGGTTTGTTATATTACTTTAGGGTGA
- a CDS encoding protein PsiE, with amino-acid sequence MKIEKYKVQKFGNVLLDVFQYLALFVIGLTIVWSAAYEYLQIMGKGHASLKDILLLFIYLELGAMVGIYFKTERLPVQYLIFIAITALSRHLVIDVQHVSGNFHLYLLLSISASIVLLSVALFILAYTSNKYGCPEDNSQKNLEHEE; translated from the coding sequence ATGAAAATTGAAAAATATAAGGTACAGAAGTTTGGTAACGTCCTTTTGGATGTGTTTCAGTATTTAGCACTGTTTGTTATTGGCTTAACTATAGTATGGTCTGCAGCATATGAATATTTACAAATAATGGGGAAAGGGCATGCCTCATTAAAGGATATTCTGTTACTGTTTATATATCTTGAGCTGGGGGCAATGGTGGGTATTTACTTCAAAACAGAAAGGTTGCCAGTACAGTATCTGATATTTATTGCGATTACTGCCTTGTCGAGACATTTAGTCATTGATGTACAACATGTATCAGGTAATTTTCACCTCTATTTACTGTTAAGTATCTCAGCTTCGATCGTTTTACTTAGTGTGGCACTTTTTATTCTGGCGTATACCTCTAATAAATATGGTTGCCCGGAAGATAACAGTCAAAAGAACCTTGAGCACGAAGAGTAG
- a CDS encoding transposase, IS4 family translates to MVLMMRKSVKSVQNVVNEAMSWLDLPPVTASAYSQARYKLKHTAFIELNQTAIVETVYGGDGDYHKFWGFRVLAIDGSKVVLPNTEDVREEFGTISYSNGKDSEIIGQHPYALASVLYDVLNRVAIDARLGRARAYEIDLAVEHLAHTQAKDLLTMDRNYPSYRMLAELTQSRRDYVIRCSAASFAVARKMLKGEGKESQTATLKPCAEQMSIIRKLGLPVSLKVRFVRVKLSTGENEVLVTSLHNEKYYPSADFAELYYLRWGIETFYGLLKTRLGLENFTGTQAEAVKQDFHSSVYLTGLESILTDAAQKQLDAKETKYPQIVNRSVSFNAIKNHAFDLLLGDTETNFIEEKLTALFLTNPTIERKHRNPPRKKSSARRLLNFHKRQKKHCF, encoded by the coding sequence ATGGTCTTAATGATGAGAAAAAGTGTTAAATCAGTGCAAAATGTAGTGAATGAAGCGATGAGCTGGCTAGATTTACCACCTGTAACGGCCAGTGCTTATTCGCAAGCACGTTATAAGCTTAAGCACACTGCATTTATAGAACTCAACCAAACCGCTATAGTTGAAACGGTGTATGGTGGTGATGGCGACTATCATAAATTCTGGGGTTTTCGGGTCTTGGCAATTGATGGTTCAAAAGTTGTTTTGCCGAATACAGAAGATGTCCGAGAAGAATTTGGCACGATTTCTTATTCAAATGGCAAGGATAGTGAAATAATAGGGCAGCATCCCTATGCACTCGCCTCGGTGCTCTATGATGTATTGAATCGAGTGGCAATTGATGCACGTTTGGGCAGAGCGAGAGCTTATGAAATTGATTTGGCGGTTGAGCATTTAGCTCATACACAAGCAAAAGATTTGTTGACGATGGACAGGAACTACCCATCTTATCGAATGCTGGCTGAATTGACTCAATCTCGGAGAGATTATGTTATTCGTTGTTCGGCGGCCTCGTTTGCAGTAGCAAGAAAAATGCTAAAAGGTGAAGGAAAAGAAAGCCAAACGGCAACACTTAAGCCTTGTGCTGAGCAAATGTCCATTATTCGTAAATTAGGCCTACCTGTTTCACTTAAGGTACGCTTTGTACGGGTTAAGTTGAGTACTGGTGAAAATGAAGTTTTAGTGACTTCCTTACATAATGAAAAGTACTATCCGAGTGCTGATTTTGCTGAGCTATATTATTTGCGCTGGGGAATTGAAACCTTTTATGGGTTGTTAAAAACTCGGTTAGGGCTGGAAAATTTTACGGGAACTCAGGCAGAGGCAGTGAAGCAGGATTTTCATTCAAGTGTATATTTAACGGGGCTTGAGTCAATATTAACGGATGCTGCACAGAAACAACTAGATGCCAAAGAAACAAAATACCCACAGATCGTTAACCGCTCGGTATCGTTTAATGCCATCAAAAATCATGCGTTCGATTTATTGCTTGGAGACACTGAGACCAACTTCATAGAGGAAAAGCTGACGGCACTATTTTTAACTAATCCCACCATTGAACGAAAGCACCGCAACCCGCCTCGTAAAAAATCATCTGCGAGGCGCTTGCTGAATTTTCATAAGCGGCAGAAAAAGCATTGTTTTTAA